The genomic stretch CAAATCCGGAATTGAAGGCGATGCCGGCGCGCGCGGCGCGGGCGCGAAACTGCACGCTGAGATGATCGAGCAGCAGCGCTTTCGGCTGGCCGAGCCGCCGAGCCAGCGCGCGGCTGCGGCCGCATTGCCGGACCCAGGCCTTCGGCGCCGCGGCCTGCACCGCCGTCAGGAATGCGTCGCGCACTTGCGGAAACAGCTGCACATGCTGGTGGCCGTCGACATAGTCCGGCGTCCGCCCGAACAGCGCCACGAAGGCGGCGATCTGCGCGGTCAATTCGGCGGCGATCATTTCGCGGTCGAGCCGCCGCAGCAGGCCAGACCGCAACATCGCGCCCAGTGGCAGAAACAAACCGCCATGCAGCGGACGGAAATGCATCGTCAGCGGGCTGAACGGCGAGGTCAGCGTTGCATGCAGGCCGATCGCGCAATCTGGATTGCCGGTGGCGGCGTCGTTCAGTGCGCTGATGTCGTCGCGCCCGATCGCCGGACCCACCACCATCACCGACGTCGCGTTGATCCGCCGCCGCGCGATCAGCTCGACGATGGCGCGGTTGACGCCCGGGCTGATGCCGTAATCGTCGGCGCACAGCCAGATCCGGCGCGGCGCGGCGCTGTTCATTCGGCGGCGGTTCGTTCGCTGGGGTTGGCGCCAGCCGAAGCGTCAGCGCGTTTGACGCTGTGTTCGGCGACGAAATAGATCGGGCGTGCTTTCAGCTCAGACAGGATCTTGCCGATATATTCGCCCATGATGCCGATCATGATCAGTTGCACCCCGCCGATCGTCATCAGGCCGACGACGAGCGACGGATAGCCCGGCACCGAATGGCCGCTCACCAGGGTCTCCCACAGGATCGACAGGCCGAACAGGAACGCCCCGAATGCCAGCAGCAGACCGAGCATGCTGGCGAGCCGCAGCGGCGCCACCGAAAACGAGGTGATACCTTCGATCGACAGCCCGACCAGCTTGGAAGCGCTGAACGAACTGACCCCGTGGGCCCGCGGCGCCGGTTCGTAGTCGACGCGGAGCTGGCGGAAGCCGATCCAGCTCGCCAGCCCCTTGAAGAAGCGGTTGCGTTCGGGAAGCTGGCGCAGCGCCGCCGCCGCGCGCGGCGACAGCAGGCGGAAATCGCCGGCGTCTTCCGGGATCTTCTGCCGCGCGCGCCAATTGATCAATGCGTAGAAGCCGTGGACTGCGGTGCGCCGCAGCCAGGATTCGTTGTGGCGATGCGCCTTGGCCGTATAGACGACGTCGTAGCCGTCATCGATCCAGTGGGCGACCAGCTTCTCGACCAGATCGGGGGAATGCTGGCCGTCGCCGTCCATGAACAGCACCGCGCCGCGCCGCGCGTGGTCGAGCCCGGCCATCAGCGCGGCTTCCTTGCCGAAATTGCGCGACA from Rhodopseudomonas sp. BAL398 encodes the following:
- a CDS encoding ChbG/HpnK family deacetylase codes for the protein MNSAAPRRIWLCADDYGISPGVNRAIVELIARRRINATSVMVVGPAIGRDDISALNDAATGNPDCAIGLHATLTSPFSPLTMHFRPLHGGLFLPLGAMLRSGLLRRLDREMIAAELTAQIAAFVALFGRTPDYVDGHQHVQLFPQVRDAFLTAVQAAAPKAWVRQCGRSRALARRLGQPKALLLDHLSVQFRARAARAGIAFNSGFAGAYDFRRETNFAALMGDFLDGLPDGGLVMCHPGHVDETLINLDPFTDQREREHAFLAGEEFLPLLAANNVALTARPANQPATPALSPTEI
- a CDS encoding glycosyltransferase family 2 protein gives rise to the protein MMLGIDVAGLSSGGSAAALGLSIVVPVYNEAAGLSALHDRLIGLAATLRQRHGLACEVIYVDDGSADATLSIARGLLPAPALDVQVVSLSRNFGKEAALMAGLDHARRGAVLFMDGDGQHSPDLVEKLVAHWIDDGYDVVYTAKAHRHNESWLRRTAVHGFYALINWRARQKIPEDAGDFRLLSPRAAAALRQLPERNRFFKGLASWIGFRQLRVDYEPAPRAHGVSSFSASKLVGLSIEGITSFSVAPLRLASMLGLLLAFGAFLFGLSILWETLVSGHSVPGYPSLVVGLMTIGGVQLIMIGIMGEYIGKILSELKARPIYFVAEHSVKRADASAGANPSERTAAE